In Bacillus methanolicus, the following proteins share a genomic window:
- the icmF gene encoding fused isobutyryl-CoA mutase/GTPase IcmF, with amino-acid sequence MYKPKHHIRFVTASSLFDGHDASINIMRRLLQAGGAEVIHLGHNRSVEEVVNAAIQEDVQGIAVSSYQGGHVEYFKYMYDLLKEKGASHIRIYGGGGGVIIPREIKELHEYGIAKIFSPEDGRRFGLQGMIELMLKECDFPTVTLDAAGYVEKLQTGEVNAVSKLITLAEQHVSIQKETAAAVESVMEKVKSLEKSAPVVGITGTGGSGKSSLTDELIRRFLNEIPEKRIAILSVDPTKQKTGGALLGDRIRMNAIFSPRVYMRSLATRKSKNELSLAIKDAISVVKAAGFDLIIVETSGIGQGDAEITEICDVSIYVMTSEFGAPSQLEKIDMIDYADLIVINKFEKKGSEDAKRQVQKQYQRSRMLFDKDYSEMPVYGTIASQFNDPGTNALFTALIEKINEKAGTNWSTSFSKEAHVEKQNVIIPNERRYYLREITETVRNYHKKAEEQVAFARRLFQVEGAIEALKERETNGEILSSLEALKEDIESKLSPESKKILLEWEQLKEKYSADKFVAKIRDKEIVTELKTKSLSGLEIPKVALPKYKDYGEILRWVYRENVPGSFPYTAGVFPFKRQGEDPKRQFAGEGTPERTNRRFHYLSKDDPAKRLSTAFDSVTLYGEDPDYRPDIYGKVGESGVNVCTLDDMKKLYAGFDLCHPSTSVSMTINGPAPIILAMFMNTAIEQQIEKKEAELGRKLTGEEYEQVKAMTLQAVRGTVQADILKEDQGQNTCIFSTEFALRMMGDIQQYFIDHKVRNYYSVSISGYHIAEAGANPITQLAFTLANGFTYVEYYLSRGMKIDDFAPNLSFFFSNGLDPEYSVIGRVARRIWAIVMRDKYGANERSQKLKYHVQTSGRSLHAMEIDFNDIRTTLQALMALHDNCNSLHTNAYDEAITTPTEESVRRAMAIQMIITKEHGLTKNENPLQGSFIIEELTDLVEEAVLQEFDRLNDRGGVLGAMETQYQRGKIQDESMYYEMKKHSGELPIIGVNTYVNPNPPSEDELNNMELARATKEEKELQIQNLRSFQERNKDRAAEALNRLKQTAVSGGNIFAELMETVKVASLGQITRALYEVGGQYRRNM; translated from the coding sequence ATGTATAAGCCAAAGCATCACATTCGTTTTGTTACTGCCTCAAGCTTATTTGACGGCCACGATGCCTCCATTAATATTATGCGAAGGCTTCTGCAGGCCGGCGGAGCAGAAGTCATACACCTTGGCCATAACCGGTCTGTTGAAGAGGTAGTGAATGCCGCTATTCAGGAAGATGTCCAAGGAATTGCCGTTTCCTCTTACCAAGGGGGGCATGTCGAATATTTTAAGTATATGTACGATTTGTTAAAAGAAAAAGGTGCTTCCCACATTCGCATATACGGAGGCGGGGGCGGTGTCATTATTCCCCGCGAAATAAAAGAACTTCACGAATATGGGATTGCAAAAATTTTTTCGCCTGAGGACGGACGCCGGTTTGGCCTTCAAGGCATGATTGAACTCATGTTAAAAGAATGTGATTTTCCGACGGTCACTCTTGATGCGGCAGGCTATGTCGAAAAACTTCAAACCGGCGAGGTGAACGCTGTTTCCAAGCTGATCACACTTGCCGAACAGCATGTCAGCATTCAGAAAGAAACAGCTGCGGCCGTTGAGTCGGTAATGGAAAAAGTGAAATCACTGGAAAAATCCGCCCCTGTCGTCGGGATTACCGGAACTGGCGGCTCCGGAAAAAGCTCCTTAACCGATGAACTGATCCGCCGATTCCTCAATGAAATTCCCGAGAAAAGAATAGCCATTTTATCCGTCGACCCTACTAAACAAAAAACGGGCGGCGCTCTTCTCGGAGACCGGATCCGCATGAATGCCATTTTTTCACCGCGCGTCTATATGCGGAGCCTGGCAACGAGGAAATCAAAAAATGAGCTGTCATTAGCCATTAAAGATGCGATTTCTGTTGTAAAAGCAGCCGGCTTCGACCTAATTATTGTTGAAACAAGCGGAATCGGACAGGGAGATGCGGAAATTACCGAAATATGCGACGTTTCCATTTATGTTATGACAAGTGAATTCGGAGCGCCGTCACAGCTTGAAAAAATCGACATGATTGACTATGCGGACTTAATTGTGATTAACAAGTTTGAGAAGAAAGGTTCAGAGGACGCGAAGCGCCAAGTGCAAAAACAGTATCAGCGAAGCCGCATGCTGTTTGACAAAGATTATTCGGAAATGCCTGTATACGGGACGATTGCGAGCCAATTTAACGATCCCGGAACAAATGCGCTTTTTACGGCATTGATTGAAAAAATCAATGAAAAAGCAGGAACGAATTGGTCGACATCCTTCTCAAAAGAAGCGCATGTCGAAAAGCAAAATGTCATTATTCCTAACGAACGCCGCTATTATTTGCGGGAAATTACCGAAACGGTTCGAAACTATCATAAAAAAGCGGAAGAGCAAGTTGCATTTGCCCGCCGCTTGTTCCAAGTGGAGGGTGCCATTGAAGCGTTGAAGGAACGGGAAACAAATGGTGAAATTCTCTCGTCTCTTGAAGCACTGAAAGAAGACATTGAGTCTAAGCTTTCACCGGAATCAAAGAAGATTTTACTTGAGTGGGAACAGCTGAAAGAAAAATACTCTGCCGACAAGTTCGTTGCGAAAATCCGTGATAAAGAAATCGTTACAGAGTTAAAAACAAAGAGCCTTTCAGGATTAGAGATTCCGAAGGTTGCACTTCCGAAATACAAAGATTACGGAGAGATTTTAAGGTGGGTTTACCGTGAAAATGTTCCCGGGTCATTCCCGTATACGGCCGGTGTTTTTCCATTTAAACGCCAGGGAGAAGACCCGAAACGCCAGTTTGCCGGCGAAGGAACACCTGAACGGACAAACCGCCGTTTCCATTACTTGTCAAAAGATGACCCGGCAAAGCGCTTAAGCACCGCTTTTGATTCCGTCACCCTTTATGGCGAGGATCCGGACTACCGGCCGGATATTTACGGTAAAGTCGGTGAAAGCGGTGTCAATGTCTGTACCCTTGATGATATGAAAAAGCTCTATGCCGGTTTTGATTTATGCCATCCGTCGACATCTGTTTCGATGACAATCAACGGTCCGGCGCCGATTATTTTAGCCATGTTTATGAATACAGCGATCGAACAGCAAATAGAAAAGAAAGAAGCAGAACTTGGACGAAAGCTGACCGGCGAAGAATATGAACAAGTGAAAGCAATGACTTTGCAAGCAGTCAGGGGAACGGTTCAAGCCGATATTTTAAAAGAAGATCAAGGACAAAATACATGTATTTTCTCAACAGAGTTCGCATTAAGAATGATGGGAGATATTCAGCAATACTTTATTGATCATAAGGTGCGAAATTACTATTCGGTGTCTATATCCGGCTATCATATAGCCGAAGCAGGGGCCAATCCGATCACCCAGCTGGCGTTTACGCTTGCGAACGGGTTTACGTATGTCGAATATTATTTGAGCCGCGGGATGAAGATCGATGACTTTGCACCAAACTTATCGTTCTTCTTTTCAAATGGACTTGATCCGGAGTATTCAGTAATTGGCCGGGTAGCGCGCCGAATTTGGGCAATTGTGATGAGAGATAAATACGGGGCGAATGAAAGAAGCCAGAAATTGAAGTACCATGTCCAGACATCGGGCCGTTCGCTGCATGCCATGGAAATTGATTTTAATGATATTCGGACAACTCTTCAGGCACTAATGGCACTTCATGACAACTGCAACTCGCTTCATACAAATGCTTATGACGAGGCGATTACAACTCCGACAGAAGAATCGGTTCGCCGGGCGATGGCCATCCAGATGATCATTACAAAAGAACATGGATTAACGAAAAATGAGAATCCTCTTCAAGGGTCATTTATTATTGAAGAGCTGACAGACCTAGTGGAAGAAGCAGTCCTTCAGGAGTTCGACCGCCTGAACGACCGCGGCGGGGTTCTCGGTGCGATGGAAACCCAGTATCAGCGCGGGAAAATCCAGGATGAATCGATGTATTATGAAATGAAAAAACATTCAGGAGAACTGCCGATCATCGGCGTGAATACGTATGTAAATCCGAATCCGCCATCAGAAGATGAGCTTAACAACATGGAATTGGCGCGGGCAACGAAAGAAGAGAAAGAGCTGCAAATCCAAAACCTCCGTTCATTCCAAGAACGAAATAAAGACCGCGCAGCCGAGGCGCTTAACCGCTTGAAGCAAACAGCCGTAAGCGGAGGAAATATCTTTGCGGAGCTGATGGAAACAGTCAAAGTGGCCAGCCTCGGCCAAATCACCCGAGCTCTCTACGAAGTTGGAGGACAATATCGCAGAAATATGTAA
- a CDS encoding TetR/AcrR family transcriptional regulator, protein MEKREVHASVKDESLVNKRRNQMIKGAVSLFKQKGFHRTTTREIAKAAGFSIGTLYEYIRTKEDVLYLVCDSIYDQVRERLQKDLDTSQGTLESLKRGIANYFRVMDDMQDEVLVMYQEAKSLSKDALPYVLKKEIEMVGMFEDVINRCVENGELVLTKKQVQMIAHNIFVQGQMWGFRRWALQKIYTLEEYIELQTELLFKGICLNEQGVEKHV, encoded by the coding sequence ATGGAAAAACGTGAAGTGCATGCTTCTGTCAAAGATGAGAGCCTTGTTAATAAACGACGCAATCAAATGATTAAAGGTGCTGTCAGCCTTTTTAAACAAAAAGGGTTTCACCGCACAACAACAAGGGAGATAGCGAAAGCAGCCGGATTCAGCATCGGTACGCTATATGAATACATTCGGACGAAGGAAGATGTGTTATACCTTGTCTGTGACAGCATCTATGATCAAGTGCGGGAGCGCCTTCAAAAAGACCTTGATACGAGTCAGGGTACACTGGAAAGCTTAAAGCGTGGAATTGCAAATTACTTTCGAGTCATGGATGACATGCAGGATGAAGTGCTTGTTATGTACCAGGAAGCGAAATCACTCTCAAAAGATGCGCTTCCATATGTGCTGAAAAAAGAAATTGAAATGGTCGGCATGTTTGAAGATGTCATCAATCGATGTGTGGAAAACGGGGAACTGGTACTGACAAAAAAGCAGGTGCAAATGATTGCTCACAATATTTTCGTTCAGGGGCAGATGTGGGGATTCCGCCGCTGGGCGCTTCAAAAAATTTACACTCTCGAAGAGTACATTGAATTGCAAACGGAATTGCTTTTTAAAGGGATCTGCTTAAACGAACAGGGGGTAGAGAAGCATGTATAA
- a CDS encoding acyl-CoA dehydrogenase yields the protein MNFQLSEEHEMIRKMVRDFANNEVAPTAAERDEEERFDREIFDKMAELGLTGIPWPEEYGGIGGDYLAYCIAVEELSRVCASTGVTLSAHTSLACWPIYKFGTEEQKQKYLRPMAQGEKIGAYGLTEPGSGSDAGAMKTTARLEGDHYVLNGSKIFITNGGVADIYVVFALTDPSMKHKGTSAFIIEKDFPGFSVGKKEKKLGIRSSPTTEIIFEDCKVPKENLLGREGEGFKIAMMTLDGGRNGIAAQAVGIAQGALDAAIEYAKERHQFGRPIAAHQGIAFKLADMATSIEAARLLTYQAAWLESAGLPYGKESAMSKLFAGDTAMKVTTEAVQIFGGYGYTKDYPVERFMRDAKITQIYEGTQEIQRLVISRMLTK from the coding sequence ATGAACTTTCAACTTTCGGAAGAACATGAAATGATTCGAAAAATGGTCCGCGATTTTGCAAATAATGAAGTAGCGCCAACAGCGGCTGAACGGGATGAAGAAGAACGGTTTGACCGGGAGATTTTTGATAAAATGGCCGAGCTCGGCTTAACCGGAATTCCGTGGCCGGAAGAATACGGCGGAATCGGCGGCGATTATTTGGCGTATTGTATTGCAGTGGAAGAATTATCAAGGGTGTGCGCTTCTACAGGGGTCACATTATCTGCCCACACTTCCCTTGCATGTTGGCCGATTTACAAATTTGGCACTGAAGAGCAAAAACAAAAATACTTGCGGCCGATGGCACAGGGAGAAAAAATCGGCGCTTATGGACTGACAGAGCCCGGAAGCGGTTCCGATGCCGGCGCGATGAAAACAACGGCCCGCCTTGAAGGGGACCATTACGTATTAAATGGTTCGAAAATTTTCATAACAAACGGTGGTGTAGCAGATATTTATGTCGTCTTTGCCCTTACCGATCCATCAATGAAACATAAGGGAACAAGCGCTTTTATTATTGAAAAAGACTTCCCCGGCTTTTCAGTCGGCAAAAAAGAAAAGAAACTCGGAATCCGTTCGTCCCCAACAACCGAGATTATTTTTGAAGATTGCAAGGTTCCGAAAGAAAACCTTCTCGGCCGGGAAGGAGAAGGCTTCAAAATCGCAATGATGACCCTTGACGGCGGCCGCAACGGCATCGCAGCCCAAGCAGTCGGCATTGCTCAAGGAGCATTGGATGCTGCCATTGAATATGCGAAAGAGCGCCATCAGTTCGGCCGTCCGATTGCCGCTCACCAAGGGATCGCCTTTAAGCTGGCCGATATGGCAACGAGTATTGAAGCGGCAAGACTATTAACCTATCAGGCGGCATGGCTTGAGTCCGCCGGCCTTCCATACGGAAAAGAATCGGCGATGTCAAAGCTGTTTGCGGGTGATACAGCGATGAAAGTGACAACCGAAGCAGTCCAAATCTTTGGAGGATATGGATATACGAAGGATTATCCGGTTGAACGCTTTATGCGTGATGCGAAGATTACACAAATATACGAGGGAACCCAGGAAATTCAGCGTCTTGTTATTTCCCGGATGCTGACAAAATAG
- a CDS encoding acyl-CoA dehydrogenase encodes MNLRFTEEQEMMRKMVRDFAQSEIAPFVENMEKGEFPRGILKKMGELGLMGIPVPEQYGGADMDFTSYIIAIHELSKVSAAVGAILSVHTSVCTIPILYFGTEEQKQKYVPKLASGEYLGAFCLTEPGAGSDAASLKSRAVRDGDDYMINGSKIFITNGGEADVYIVFATTNLEAGKKGISAFIVEKGTPGFIVGKDEHKMGLHGSRTVQLTFEDMRISAKNLLGKEGEGFNIAMANLDAGRIGIAAQALGIAEAALEAATGYAKERHQFGRPIAAQQGVAFKLADMATNVEAAKLLIYRAADLRQKGKQCRKEASMAKLFASKTAVEAATEAIQIFGGYGYTEDYPVERYFRDAKITEIYEGTSEIQRLVISKQL; translated from the coding sequence ATGAACCTGAGATTTACGGAAGAGCAAGAAATGATGAGAAAAATGGTCCGTGATTTTGCCCAAAGCGAAATCGCGCCATTTGTTGAAAACATGGAAAAGGGAGAATTCCCGCGCGGCATCCTTAAAAAAATGGGTGAACTTGGTTTAATGGGCATACCTGTGCCGGAACAATACGGCGGTGCGGATATGGATTTTACATCCTATATTATTGCCATTCATGAACTGTCAAAAGTAAGTGCAGCCGTAGGTGCCATCCTGTCTGTCCACACGTCTGTCTGCACAATTCCGATCCTTTATTTCGGAACGGAAGAACAGAAGCAAAAGTATGTGCCGAAATTGGCTTCAGGCGAATATTTAGGGGCATTTTGCCTCACAGAACCGGGCGCAGGCTCCGATGCCGCAAGCCTCAAGTCCAGGGCAGTGAGAGATGGAGACGACTATATGATCAACGGTTCAAAAATTTTTATTACAAATGGCGGCGAAGCAGATGTTTATATTGTGTTTGCCACAACCAACCTTGAGGCAGGTAAGAAAGGGATCTCTGCGTTCATTGTTGAAAAAGGAACGCCCGGATTTATTGTCGGCAAAGACGAACATAAAATGGGGCTCCATGGTTCAAGAACCGTTCAACTTACGTTTGAAGATATGCGCATCTCCGCAAAAAACCTGCTTGGAAAAGAAGGGGAAGGTTTTAACATTGCAATGGCAAACCTCGATGCCGGCAGGATCGGCATTGCGGCCCAAGCACTCGGAATTGCAGAGGCCGCACTTGAGGCCGCAACAGGCTATGCAAAAGAGCGGCACCAGTTCGGCCGTCCGATTGCCGCGCAGCAAGGCGTCGCTTTTAAGCTTGCAGATATGGCAACAAATGTCGAAGCTGCAAAACTATTAATCTATCGGGCAGCCGACTTAAGGCAGAAAGGAAAACAATGCAGAAAAGAAGCTTCAATGGCCAAGCTGTTTGCTTCAAAAACAGCTGTTGAAGCGGCAACGGAAGCGATTCAAATTTTTGGCGGCTACGGCTATACGGAAGATTATCCTGTTGAACGGTATTTCCGTGATGCCAAAATAACGGAAATTTATGAAGGAACAAGCGAGATTCAGCGGCTTGTTATCAGCAAACAGCTGTAA
- a CDS encoding 3-hydroxybutyryl-CoA dehydrogenase, whose product MNVKKIMVVGAGQMGSGIAQVCAQSGYSVILHDVKQEFVECGLGVINKNLSRQVEKGRMSKEKKEEILGNIQVSTDLHDAKDADLVIEAAVENMEIKTKIFAQLDGIAQEHTILASNTSSLPITEIAAATKRPEKVIGMHFMNPVPVMKLVEIIRGLATADEVYQTIEDITKTLNKVPVEVNDFPGFVSNRVLMPMINEAIYTLYEGVATKEAIDEVMKLGMNHPMGPLALADFIGLDTCLYIMETLHEGFGDDKYRPCPLLRKYVKAGWLGKKTGRGFYVYE is encoded by the coding sequence GTGAACGTAAAAAAAATCATGGTCGTCGGTGCAGGCCAAATGGGCTCAGGAATTGCCCAAGTATGCGCCCAGTCAGGCTATAGCGTCATTTTACATGATGTAAAACAGGAATTTGTCGAGTGCGGCCTTGGAGTGATCAATAAAAACCTTTCCCGCCAAGTAGAAAAAGGCCGCATGTCAAAAGAGAAAAAAGAAGAGATTCTTGGAAACATTCAAGTTTCCACAGACCTTCACGATGCGAAAGACGCCGATCTTGTAATCGAAGCGGCAGTAGAGAACATGGAAATTAAGACAAAAATCTTTGCCCAACTAGATGGGATCGCCCAAGAACACACGATTCTTGCAAGCAATACTTCTTCGCTCCCAATAACGGAGATTGCCGCGGCGACGAAGAGGCCGGAAAAAGTGATCGGCATGCATTTCATGAACCCTGTGCCGGTTATGAAGCTTGTTGAAATTATCCGCGGGCTGGCGACAGCGGATGAGGTTTATCAAACAATTGAAGACATCACGAAAACGTTAAATAAAGTTCCGGTCGAAGTAAATGACTTTCCGGGATTTGTTTCAAACCGTGTGCTGATGCCGATGATCAACGAAGCGATTTATACATTGTACGAAGGGGTAGCCACAAAGGAAGCGATCGATGAAGTGATGAAACTGGGCATGAATCACCCGATGGGGCCGCTTGCGCTTGCTGATTTCATAGGCCTTGATACGTGCCTGTATATTATGGAAACTCTTCACGAAGGATTTGGAGACGATAAATACCGGCCTTGTCCGCTGCTTCGGAAATATGTAAAAGCAGGCTGGCTCGGCAAGAAAACAGGCCGCGGTTTCTATGTATACGAATAA
- a CDS encoding acetyl-CoA C-acetyltransferase, producing the protein MGKTVILSGVRTPFGKLGGALSSLKASELGGIAIKEALKRANVNPEEVDEVIMGTVLQGGQGQIPSRQAARYAGIPWEVKTETINKVCASGMRSVTLADQMIRAGDEELIVAGGMESMSNAPYLLPKARWGFRMGDSTVKDLMIHDGLTCSFTGVHMGTYGNGTAKEMEISREEQDLWAYRSHERAIAAIEAGKLAEEIVPVEVPQRKGEPIIVQNDESPRKDTSLERLAKLAPVFDFDGTITAGNAPGINDGAAALVLMSEERAEREGRKPEAYLLGHAAVAVEAKDFPKTPGLVIQQLLKKTGKLIEDIDLFEINEAFAAVALASGKIANVDPEKVNVNGGAIALGHPIGASGARIMITLMHELKRRGGGIGIAAICSGGGQGDAVMIEVPKQQ; encoded by the coding sequence ATGGGAAAAACGGTTATTTTAAGCGGAGTCCGGACACCTTTTGGAAAATTGGGAGGAGCGCTTAGCAGCCTGAAAGCATCTGAACTTGGGGGAATTGCCATTAAAGAAGCGCTGAAACGGGCAAACGTGAACCCGGAAGAGGTTGATGAAGTCATTATGGGAACCGTTTTACAAGGAGGACAGGGGCAGATCCCATCCAGACAGGCGGCGCGTTATGCAGGAATTCCATGGGAAGTAAAAACGGAGACCATTAATAAGGTCTGTGCATCGGGAATGAGGAGCGTTACCCTTGCGGACCAAATGATCCGCGCCGGTGATGAAGAACTGATTGTTGCCGGAGGTATGGAATCGATGAGCAACGCTCCTTATTTATTGCCGAAAGCTCGCTGGGGATTCAGGATGGGTGATTCTACCGTAAAGGATTTGATGATTCATGACGGCCTCACCTGCAGCTTTACAGGCGTTCATATGGGAACTTACGGTAACGGCACGGCGAAAGAAATGGAAATCAGCCGCGAGGAACAGGATCTATGGGCCTACAGGAGCCATGAACGCGCGATTGCCGCAATCGAAGCCGGAAAGCTCGCCGAGGAAATTGTTCCGGTGGAAGTTCCCCAAAGAAAAGGCGAACCTATAATTGTGCAGAACGACGAGTCTCCAAGAAAAGACACCTCATTGGAAAGACTGGCAAAGCTCGCACCTGTTTTCGATTTTGACGGAACGATTACAGCCGGGAATGCGCCCGGTATCAATGATGGGGCGGCAGCTTTAGTGTTGATGAGCGAAGAACGGGCCGAGCGTGAAGGCAGAAAACCGGAAGCTTATCTTTTGGGACATGCAGCCGTTGCGGTGGAAGCGAAGGATTTTCCGAAAACACCTGGTCTTGTCATTCAACAATTGCTAAAGAAAACCGGAAAATTGATAGAGGATATTGATTTATTTGAAATCAATGAAGCGTTTGCAGCTGTTGCTCTTGCAAGCGGAAAAATTGCAAATGTCGATCCTGAAAAAGTAAATGTAAACGGCGGTGCAATTGCACTCGGCCATCCGATTGGCGCCAGCGGAGCCCGCATCATGATCACATTAATGCATGAGTTGAAACGCCGCGGCGGAGGAATCGGAATCGCAGCCATTTGCTCGGGCGGCGGCCAAGGTGACGCTGTGATGATCGAAGTTCCGAAGCAGCAATGA
- a CDS encoding (Fe-S)-binding protein, which translates to MTPLLWVNLIAFLLVTAYAVGLFVYVVKTRIAFIKLGKKTEFDNRVKERLKNIWVNVFGQKKLLKDKKSGAIHVMFFYGFILVQFGAIDFIWKGLNPGSHLPLGSLYSGFTFFQEIVTLMILVAVLWAFHRRYIEKLVRLKRGFKSGIVLLFIGGLMLSVLFGNGMNIIWHGHEPSWTEPVASIIAQAFSWTGATGAVVLFYIAWWIHLLFLLAFLVYVPQSKHAHLIAGPANVYFDRLDKKGKLTKIDFEDESQESFGVGKIEDFTRLQMIDFYACVECGRCTNMCPATGTGKMLSPMDLIVKLRDHLTNYGAAVTSKQPWVPTFAFKHTQGNQLALAAAGKGAEEAAAGLAYNPSLIGDVITEEEIWACTTCRNCEDQCPVMNEHVDKIIDLRRYLVLTEGKMDADAQRAMTNIERQGNPWGLNRKEREDWREAREDVYIPTVKELKKEGEEFEYLFWVGSMGSYDNRSQKIALSFAKLLNEAGVKFAILGNKEKNSGDTPRRLGNEFLFQELATKNIEEFEKNEVKKIVTIDPHAYNIFKNEYPDFGLKAEVYHHTELLAKLVKEGKLVPKYEVNETITFHDSCYLGRYNDVYDPPREILKSIPGVKLVEMERNRETGMCCGAGGGLMWMEEKTGHRINVARTEQALAVNPSVISSGCPYCLTMLSDGTKAKEVEETVHTYDVAELLEKAVIGEKQTLVS; encoded by the coding sequence ATGACCCCATTGTTATGGGTAAACCTTATTGCATTCCTGCTTGTAACCGCTTACGCTGTCGGTTTGTTTGTATACGTGGTGAAGACAAGAATTGCATTCATTAAGCTCGGAAAAAAGACGGAATTTGACAATCGTGTGAAGGAACGTCTTAAAAATATCTGGGTGAATGTATTCGGTCAAAAAAAGCTTTTGAAAGATAAAAAAAGCGGCGCCATCCACGTCATGTTTTTTTATGGATTTATACTTGTCCAATTCGGAGCAATTGATTTTATTTGGAAAGGATTAAACCCGGGTTCCCATTTGCCGCTCGGGTCTCTGTATTCCGGTTTTACATTTTTTCAGGAAATCGTAACGCTCATGATTTTAGTAGCGGTTCTATGGGCTTTTCACCGCCGCTACATTGAAAAGCTGGTTCGTCTAAAAAGAGGTTTCAAATCAGGGATTGTATTGCTGTTTATCGGCGGATTAATGCTTTCTGTTTTATTTGGCAACGGCATGAACATCATTTGGCACGGACATGAGCCAAGCTGGACAGAGCCGGTTGCTTCGATTATAGCCCAAGCCTTCTCGTGGACAGGAGCAACCGGTGCAGTTGTTTTATTTTATATCGCCTGGTGGATTCATTTATTATTCTTGCTTGCATTCCTCGTATATGTACCGCAATCAAAGCATGCCCACTTGATTGCAGGGCCGGCAAACGTTTATTTTGACCGCCTTGATAAAAAAGGAAAATTGACAAAAATCGATTTTGAAGACGAATCTCAGGAATCATTCGGTGTAGGAAAAATTGAAGACTTTACCCGGCTTCAAATGATTGATTTCTACGCCTGTGTGGAATGCGGGCGCTGTACAAATATGTGCCCGGCGACAGGAACGGGAAAAATGCTTTCCCCGATGGACCTGATTGTAAAACTACGCGACCACTTAACAAATTATGGGGCAGCTGTTACTTCAAAGCAGCCGTGGGTGCCGACATTTGCGTTTAAGCATACACAAGGAAATCAGCTTGCGCTAGCGGCAGCCGGAAAAGGCGCAGAAGAAGCGGCGGCCGGGTTGGCCTACAATCCAAGCCTGATCGGCGATGTCATTACCGAAGAGGAAATCTGGGCATGTACAACTTGCCGGAACTGTGAAGACCAGTGTCCGGTTATGAATGAACATGTTGATAAAATCATTGATCTTCGCCGCTACCTTGTTTTAACCGAAGGAAAAATGGATGCAGATGCACAGCGTGCCATGACAAACATTGAACGCCAAGGCAATCCTTGGGGGCTAAACCGGAAAGAGCGCGAAGACTGGCGTGAAGCCCGCGAAGATGTTTATATTCCTACAGTAAAAGAGTTAAAAAAAGAAGGGGAAGAGTTTGAATACTTATTCTGGGTCGGCTCCATGGGATCATATGATAACAGAAGCCAGAAGATTGCTCTTTCTTTTGCCAAACTGTTAAATGAAGCAGGTGTAAAATTTGCCATCCTTGGCAACAAGGAAAAGAACTCCGGCGATACGCCGCGGCGTCTGGGAAATGAATTTTTATTCCAAGAGCTTGCAACGAAAAATATCGAAGAATTCGAAAAGAATGAAGTGAAAAAGATTGTTACGATCGACCCGCATGCCTACAACATTTTTAAGAACGAGTATCCTGATTTCGGGCTTAAAGCAGAAGTTTACCACCATACGGAACTGCTCGCAAAACTCGTGAAAGAAGGAAAGCTCGTTCCGAAATATGAAGTTAATGAAACAATCACATTCCACGATTCCTGTTATTTAGGCCGATATAATGACGTGTACGATCCGCCGCGGGAAATCTTAAAATCCATTCCGGGCGTGAAGCTTGTAGAAATGGAACGCAACCGTGAAACAGGCATGTGCTGCGGTGCCGGCGGAGGCTTAATGTGGATGGAAGAAAAAACAGGCCATCGAATTAATGTCGCGCGTACAGAGCAGGCTTTAGCCGTTAATCCTTCTGTAATCAGCTCCGGCTGTCCTTACTGTTTGACTATGCTGTCAGATGGAACGAAAGCGAAAGAAGTGGAAGAAACCGTTCATACGTATGACGTGGCAGAGCTCTTGGAAAAAGCTGTGATCGGGGAAAAACAAACCCTCGTTTCGTAA